In Nocardia sp. NBC_01327, the genomic stretch CGCACCCGTTCCTGGATGCCGTGCTCTTCATCCTCGGCGTCACCCGCGCCGAACTCGAGGCCGCCGACGCCCGCGACGGTGGCATCCGCCGCGTCCCGCTGCCCCGCTAGTCCAGCGCCGCGAGCTCAGGTCCGGCCCTGCGCTGTTGTCCCGTTAGTCCGGCGGCGTGAGGTTGGGTTCGCTGCGTGCTGTTGTAGTCCGGCGGCGTGAGGTTGGGTTCGCTGCGTGCTGTTGTAGTCCGGCGGCGTGAGGCTGGGTTTGCAGCCTGCTGTTGTCGTCCGACAGCGCGAGCCTGGGTTTGCAGCGTGCTGTTGCCGACTCGGCGCGCGGGCCGGGCGCCTGCGCTGTCGGCGGCGCCGCCATCGGTAGCGTGGTCGGATACTTCGGCCACGACGATGGGAGGCTGTCCGTGCGGATGCGCACACCACTGGCGGTAGTGATGCTGGGTCTGGCGCTGGCCGGCTGCGGCAGCAGCAATCCGAACGAGGTCGCCGCGACCACCACCAGCTCCGTCGCCAACCCGGCGCCCGCCCCCGTCACCGTGGGTAAGGACTCCGACGGCAAAGACATCCCTTTGCAGGTCGGCCAGGGCCTCGAGGTGAAACTCGCGGCCAACCCCACCACCGGATTCGCCTGGCAGCTGGCCGAATTGGACCAGAACACCGTCAAGGAGAACGGCGGCGCGGAGTACCAGCAGGACCCGAGCCCCGAGGGTATGGCCGGCGTCGGCGGCCAGTCCACCTGGAAGTTCACCGCCACCGCCCCCGGCGCCACCCACCTGCTCCTCGAATACCGCCGCTCCTGGGAGCAGGGCGTGCCCCCAGCCGAAACCTTCGCCCTGAACCTCACCGTCAGCTGACCCCGCGCCATCCCGGCGTGCTTTCGGCCGGGATCCACTGAAACCCATGGCGCGCTGCCTGTGTGGATCCCGGCTAAACCGTGCAGGGATGACGAGAGCCCGTGCAGGGATGACGAGAGCCTGCGCAGGGAAGGCGAGAGCCTGTGCAGGGAAGGCGGGAGCTTTTGCCGGGGAAGGCGACAGCCCGTGCCGGGAAGGCGAGAGTCTCTGCCGGGGAAGGCGAGAGCCTGTGCAGGGAAGGTGAGAGCCTGTGCCGGGATGACGGCCGAGTGGGTTGACGGCGATCGTGTCGGCTCGGTGCGGCGGGCAGCTTTCGGGGTGTGGTTACGCTGGCTAAGAGTTATCGGGTGTGAGGAGTGATGCCGGTGTCAAGCGTTGAGTCCACCATCGATGCCGGGTTCGCGGCGCGGCATGCGGAGTTGGCGCGCGGGTACGGGGGTGGGGGAGACCCGGCGGATCCGGCGCTCGTGCAGGCCATGCAGATGGTGTTGCACATGCCGAAAGCCGATCCGCCGCTGCGCAATGCGCTGCTCGCCGCGGCGGCGACCGCGGTGGTCGCGCTGTGCCTGGACGAGCGGGTCGGACCCGAGGGGGAGTGGCAGGAGCGGTATCTCACCTGGAAGCGGTCGCGGATTCGCAAGGTGGCGCGGCGGGCGCGCGGTGCGCAGTGGCTGGCCGCACAGGAGGTCGACGGGGTGACCGTCGAATTCGCGGGCGCGCAGGCGCGGGCGCTGGTGCCGGGCCCGGTCGGCGATATCGATCCGCGAATAAAACGCCTCCAGATCAGCGGCACCGAATTAGCTTCCGAGGAACCGGAATTGATCACCCCCGGATTTCCGACGCTATGGGTCGATTCGAAATTGGGTATGACAGTAGGTAAGGCCGCCGCGCAGGTCGGGCATGCCAGCATGCTGTTGGCCGGTGCTATGCCGGTGCAGCAGGCGCACGCCTGGGCCGAGCGCGGTTTCCGATGCAACGTTGCCGAAGCCGATCGCGATCTTTGGGCAGAGCTACAGCAGAAGGTGGCCGAGGGAACGGCGGTCGCGGTCCGCGATGCCGGGTTCACCGAGGTGGCGCCCGGTTCGATGACTGTGATTGCGGTTCCGGCGCGTTGAAGGCCCAATGGATGGTGATGGGCTGCTGAACTAGGAGGGTGTCCACGCCGTGGACCGTTCGGTCGGTGCTGGCATATGTGTGCTGCGGGTATCGACTTCATCGGGCGGCAGGAGAAGGATTCGGTGCACGAGTTTCCGCGGGAGGAAACACGGATATGACTACAGTGCTGGTAATTCTCATCGTGTGGGTTGTGCTGTCGGTTCCGGCGGCGCTGCTGCTGGCGCGCATGTTCCGATCGGGCGGCGCCGCGAAACGCGGCCGCAAGGAGCCCGAGCTATCCCCGGGCGCGACGGAATTCGACC encodes the following:
- a CDS encoding protease inhibitor I42 family protein, whose translation is MSSDSASLGLQRAVADSARGPGACAVGGAAIGSVVGYFGHDDGRLSVRMRTPLAVVMLGLALAGCGSSNPNEVAATTTSSVANPAPAPVTVGKDSDGKDIPLQVGQGLEVKLAANPTTGFAWQLAELDQNTVKENGGAEYQQDPSPEGMAGVGGQSTWKFTATAPGATHLLLEYRRSWEQGVPPAETFALNLTVS
- a CDS encoding aminoacyl-tRNA hydrolase, translated to MPVSSVESTIDAGFAARHAELARGYGGGGDPADPALVQAMQMVLHMPKADPPLRNALLAAAATAVVALCLDERVGPEGEWQERYLTWKRSRIRKVARRARGAQWLAAQEVDGVTVEFAGAQARALVPGPVGDIDPRIKRLQISGTELASEEPELITPGFPTLWVDSKLGMTVGKAAAQVGHASMLLAGAMPVQQAHAWAERGFRCNVAEADRDLWAELQQKVAEGTAVAVRDAGFTEVAPGSMTVIAVPAR